In Haladaptatus paucihalophilus DX253, the following proteins share a genomic window:
- a CDS encoding Zn-ribbon domain-containing OB-fold protein has protein sequence MSGDRTSESGPLAYADWRDRLEDGELVGLECRSCGHVTATPKRACIDCGDRILDTCSLPTTGTVHSETTITVPPVGFEGPYQVGVIDLGETKLMGRIRGDEGVEIGASVEFADTVELDGMPAPVFEPVE, from the coding sequence ATGAGCGGGGACCGAACGTCGGAATCGGGGCCGCTGGCCTACGCCGACTGGCGGGACCGCCTCGAAGACGGCGAACTCGTCGGACTCGAATGCCGGTCCTGCGGGCACGTCACCGCGACGCCCAAACGCGCCTGCATCGATTGTGGCGACAGAATCCTCGATACCTGCTCCCTGCCGACCACCGGCACCGTTCACAGCGAGACGACGATAACCGTCCCGCCGGTGGGATTCGAGGGGCCGTATCAGGTCGGCGTCATCGACCTCGGGGAGACGAAGCTCATGGGACGTATCCGTGGCGATGAGGGCGTCGAAATCGGCGCGTCCGTCGAGTTCGCGGATACCGTCGAACTGGACGGCATGCCAGCGCCCGTGTTCGAACCGGTGGAATAG
- a CDS encoding thiolase domain-containing protein — MTRATIVGGGMTSFGPHDQPLEELFADAAFASMDDAGIAGDEIDAFYLGNALGGQTESDTHLAPKLATHIGLQGIPCQRFEDACATSSNAFKHAVQAVESGVHDVALVGGVERCTPETGLGTGEMTRIFAGASHRQYEQPTGLTFPGVFALLTKRHMHEYGTTEEQLAEVAVKNHHHGQFNPKAHFGRDTDVEAVLETPIIADPFHLMDCCPFSDGASAVLVVSDDLADSFTGEPVSVTGVGHRTDAVPLADKASLPETRAARDAAAEAYEQAGITADDVDVAEVHDCFTGAEVLAIEALGLFEDGTGGRAAADGETYIDGEMPVNPSGGLKAKGHPIGATGTAQLVELTEQLRGDAADRQVDDARTAVAHNLGGDAATTVVTVLEARA; from the coding sequence GTGACACGAGCTACCATCGTCGGGGGCGGAATGACTTCGTTCGGCCCGCACGACCAACCGTTGGAGGAACTGTTTGCGGACGCCGCGTTCGCGTCGATGGACGACGCGGGCATCGCTGGCGACGAAATCGACGCCTTCTACCTCGGCAACGCGCTGGGCGGCCAGACCGAATCCGACACCCACCTCGCGCCGAAGCTGGCGACCCACATCGGGTTGCAGGGAATCCCCTGTCAGCGCTTCGAGGACGCCTGTGCGACCTCCTCGAACGCGTTCAAACACGCCGTGCAGGCGGTCGAATCCGGCGTCCACGACGTCGCCTTGGTCGGCGGCGTCGAGCGCTGTACCCCCGAGACGGGCCTCGGAACCGGTGAGATGACCCGAATTTTCGCGGGCGCATCCCACCGCCAGTACGAACAACCGACCGGGTTGACGTTCCCCGGCGTATTCGCGCTCCTGACGAAGCGACACATGCACGAGTACGGTACGACGGAAGAGCAACTCGCCGAAGTCGCCGTCAAGAACCATCACCACGGCCAGTTCAACCCGAAGGCGCATTTCGGCCGCGACACCGACGTCGAGGCGGTGCTCGAAACCCCCATCATCGCGGACCCGTTTCACCTGATGGACTGCTGCCCGTTCTCCGACGGCGCATCGGCGGTCCTCGTCGTCTCGGACGACCTCGCCGACAGTTTCACCGGTGAACCGGTTTCCGTGACCGGCGTCGGACACCGAACCGACGCGGTGCCGCTCGCGGACAAGGCGTCGCTTCCCGAAACCCGGGCGGCCCGCGACGCGGCCGCCGAAGCCTACGAACAGGCAGGAATCACCGCGGACGACGTGGACGTCGCCGAGGTCCACGACTGCTTCACCGGGGCAGAGGTGCTGGCCATCGAGGCGCTCGGCCTCTTCGAGGACGGAACCGGCGGGCGTGCGGCGGCCGACGGCGAGACGTACATCGACGGCGAGATGCCCGTCAACCCGAGCGGCGGCCTCAAGGCGAAGGGCCATCCCATCGGTGCCACGGGGACGGCCCAACTCGTGGAATTGACCGAACAGCTCCGCGGCGACGCCGCCGACCGGCAGGTCGATGACGCACGAACTGCAGTCGCGCACAACCTCGGCGGCGACGCCGCGACGACCGTCGTCACCGTTCTGGAGGCACGAGCATGA